tatattcctctaaatcttacacactgcacctttaaatgtAGATGTAATTAATGTAATACTCTTAAATAGCACCATTTGTACGCTGATACTCATCATAGTAACaattttctgcctttttcttGTTTAGAGAGATAAGTCGGGCTGCTGGCAAAGTGGTCACAGGAATTATTGATGATGAAAATGTTGGAAACAATGCACAGTAAGTGATTTGCACTGTTTATCTACATCTTCTGTTAATCTACTGCTTCAACCTGCTGTGAGTTCAGTCCTGCATTTCTGTCCCAGCCAGTTTTTCCATACACACAATTGATTTCTAGAGTCATATACAAATGACATTTTAAGTGAACTGAAATTTTGCCCACGAGTTTAAACCCAGTGGTGTGTGTTGTCTCATCTTTTAGGTCTTTCCACCAGCCTTAAGTGATCTGCCTCCTCCCATGCTGGACCTGTTCGATCTAGATGAGACATTCTCTTCTGAGAAAGTGCGCCTAGCACAGCTCACTAATAAATGTAAGTTCAGTACTCCACTTAACAAAGTCATTaactggttaggtttaggactGTTATTAAGTTCTAGTTTATCTGTCATTTAATTTGATTCCGCTCTGTTTACAGGTACAGACGATGATCTTGAATTCTACGTGCGTATATGTGGTGAAATTCTGGGGGTGACTCCAAAGTTGGATAAAGATCAGAGGGATGCCAAGCACATCTTGGAGcacattttctttcagtttgTAGAGTTCAAGAAACTCAATCAGGTGAGAATGAATAAACTCTTAAAGCTGTAGtttgtaatttttcatttttgctgaaactgtcagcaCACCCACACAGCATTACATGAGGCAGCATAAACAAATAATGTCCTTCCTCCTCCTATTGCCTCTAATGGGATTGGTAAGAAATCTACTGTGGCTCACGaaaaaaacacaggagctgAGAGGTCTCtataatgcagctgtcaatcatgttaaTCCCTGCTCAAGAATTGTGATCAAACTGTTAAAGGCTAccctgaaaaaaaatctgaatcaagattctgttaccacattgcctatttctcacctcaaatgtttcagaaacattttagtgtactgtttaaaaTGAGTgagtttgtgacctggctgccatgttggaaacagccaAGCACCACCCACTAGCTAAAAAtaggtttctgaaaacatttaccATGAGAAATAAGCAATGCAATAACAGAATCTTTATTCATATTTCATCAGCCCTGCCGAGATTAACAGTTTGACTAGAATTCTCaaacagtgattgacatgattgacagctgtgctAGAGAGACTTCTTGgctttgattggttgttttcatccACGTGTGGTAATGCCATCAAAAGCAATTAAAGGGAGCAGAAGAATTAAATTTTTTCCACAGATCAAATGTTTCATGTACTGCTGTGTGGACATAAGTCAGTTTCAGGAAATAAGATAAGGTTATTTTTATAACAACATTACCCACGTCTTTAGAAGAGATTCTGTTGAAGGCCTGgtctgaaaacatgttttacccCTTGTAGGAGCATGATGCTGACGCAGAGGCACCATTCACTCTGATGTGATTGGATTCaagaaacatgttagcattttcATCTCTGTCTTTTCAATATACTGAAACATGACTAAGCAGATGTGAGTATATTCCTTCAGTAAAGGAGAATGTAAAGGGACCATTACAGCTGTTGTGGAAGATGCAGTATCAGCATGGGTACTGTTTGTTTAACAAACTGTATATACAAGAGATGTGTTTTTATATCTTTCTAGA
Above is a window of Epinephelus moara isolate mb unplaced genomic scaffold, YSFRI_EMoa_1.0 scaffold645, whole genome shotgun sequence DNA encoding:
- the LOC126387523 gene encoding intraflagellar transport protein 52 homolog; the protein is KCWKQCTVFPPALSDLPPPMLDLFDLDETFSSEKVRLAQLTNKCTDDDLEFYVRICGEILGVTPKLDKDQRDAKHILEHIFFQFVEFKKLNQEHDADAEAPFTLM